One Mycobacterium marseillense DNA window includes the following coding sequences:
- a CDS encoding TPM domain-containing protein — protein MRVVRLFGAVLTILTAGLLLASPAGAQPPSQLRDHITDTTGALTDPGREAVSSAIDRLYRDRHIQLWVVYVDNFSRYKPDNWAAGTRSASGLGGQDALLAIATNTKAYSFTVPPQVQGPTAASLNSLRRNQIEPVLGAKDWSGAAVAAADGLDKLASSAKPASPSKPIWPLVAIGVIVVVLVVLLFVLYRARRRRRALAGGHVEGHEDSLAQALSTADARVRQISDYVARHRDSVGSEAQARLDEAKRHVAAAHGKESTNDAEAIAHANRASTLAAQAQTLANDNVLGRQGARRGRSRQR, from the coding sequence ATGCGGGTTGTTCGCCTTTTCGGTGCCGTCCTGACGATCCTCACCGCGGGGTTGCTGCTGGCAAGCCCCGCCGGCGCGCAGCCGCCCTCGCAGCTCAGGGATCACATCACGGATACCACCGGGGCGCTGACCGATCCCGGCCGGGAGGCGGTCAGTTCGGCGATCGACCGCCTCTACCGCGATCGCCACATCCAACTGTGGGTCGTCTACGTCGACAACTTCTCCCGGTACAAGCCCGACAATTGGGCCGCCGGCACCCGCAGCGCCAGCGGGCTGGGCGGCCAGGATGCGCTGCTGGCCATCGCCACGAACACCAAGGCGTACTCGTTCACCGTGCCACCGCAAGTGCAGGGCCCGACCGCGGCCAGCCTGAACAGTCTGCGGCGCAACCAAATTGAGCCCGTGTTGGGCGCCAAAGACTGGAGCGGTGCCGCGGTCGCCGCGGCCGACGGCTTGGACAAACTGGCGAGCTCGGCCAAGCCGGCGAGCCCGTCGAAGCCGATCTGGCCGCTGGTCGCGATCGGCGTCATCGTCGTCGTGCTGGTGGTACTGCTGTTCGTGCTCTATCGCGCGCGTCGGCGCCGACGCGCTCTTGCCGGTGGACACGTTGAGGGGCACGAGGATTCTTTGGCGCAGGCGCTGTCCACCGCCGATGCCAGGGTGCGCCAAATCTCCGATTACGTCGCCCGGCATCGCGACAGCGTCGGCTCCGAAGCCCAGGCTCGGCTCGACGAGGCCAAGCGGCATGTGGCGGCCGCGCACGGCAAGGAATCCACCAACGACGCCGAAGCGATCGCGCACGCCAACCGCGCATCGACACTGGCCGCTCAGGCGCAGACATTGGCCAATGACAACGTCCTCGGACGGCAGGGCGCGCGACGCGGTCGAAGTCGTCAGCGGTAG
- a CDS encoding AAA family ATPase, whose amino-acid sequence MTNAFDPIGPEGRPRIVADLLRPDAYDPPARDVRLHETHSSWVLLAGPYAYKLKKPVNLGFLDFTSIEQRRADCDEELRLNRRFSPQMYLGVVEVTERDGHYRIGGASGAGEPAVWMRRLPEDGMLPAKLARGEVDLRLARRIGRTLAKLHGSAETGPDIDAYGGPSSVIANWRENFDQMRPFVGRTIASDVNDEIRSYVDEFVRTQAPLLERRVADGHVRDGHGDLHAASICIEDGQILLFDSLQFAPRYRCADLASEVAFLAMDLEYHGRADLAWGFVDSYVRASGDDGLLELLDFYICYRAYVRGKVRSLRLEQTGQSSGEEGRQLIAESRAYFDLAWAHAGGLPRPPMVVTMGLPASGKTTLARALAGRLGLVHLSSDLARKRMAGIEPTQRGGDEFGSGLYDPAMTRSTYAALRRDAARWLRRGRGVAVDATFGNPRERAQMRQLAHRLGADLRVVLCDADDATLIARLERRATEKGVVSDARIELWPELRAAFTPPDEQPSVLRVDATRTSEETVEQALSLLRASYR is encoded by the coding sequence ATGACAAACGCTTTCGATCCGATCGGGCCCGAGGGCCGCCCGCGCATCGTCGCCGATCTGCTGCGGCCCGACGCGTATGACCCCCCGGCCCGCGACGTGCGTCTTCACGAGACGCACAGCTCGTGGGTTCTGCTCGCCGGACCGTACGCCTACAAGCTCAAGAAGCCGGTGAACCTCGGCTTCCTCGACTTCACCAGCATCGAGCAGCGCCGCGCCGACTGCGACGAGGAACTGCGCCTCAATCGGCGGTTCAGTCCGCAAATGTACCTGGGCGTCGTCGAAGTCACCGAGCGAGACGGCCACTACCGCATCGGCGGCGCGTCCGGCGCGGGCGAACCGGCCGTGTGGATGCGGCGCCTGCCGGAGGACGGCATGCTGCCGGCCAAGCTCGCCCGCGGCGAGGTCGACCTGCGTCTCGCGCGACGAATCGGCCGCACCCTGGCCAAGCTTCACGGCAGCGCCGAAACCGGCCCCGACATCGACGCGTATGGCGGACCGTCCAGCGTGATCGCGAACTGGCGGGAGAACTTCGACCAGATGCGCCCGTTCGTCGGGCGCACGATCGCGAGCGACGTCAACGACGAGATCCGAAGCTACGTCGACGAATTCGTGCGCACACAGGCGCCGTTACTCGAGCGACGCGTGGCCGACGGGCACGTGCGGGATGGTCATGGCGACCTGCACGCCGCCAGCATCTGCATCGAGGACGGCCAAATTCTGTTGTTCGACAGCCTGCAGTTCGCGCCGCGCTATCGGTGCGCCGACCTGGCGTCCGAAGTCGCCTTTCTGGCAATGGATTTGGAGTATCACGGTCGCGCAGACCTGGCGTGGGGGTTCGTCGACTCCTACGTGCGCGCTAGCGGCGACGACGGGCTGCTCGAGCTGCTCGACTTCTATATCTGCTACCGCGCCTACGTTCGCGGCAAGGTCCGCAGCCTGCGCCTGGAACAGACCGGCCAGTCGTCCGGTGAGGAAGGGCGTCAGCTCATCGCCGAGTCGAGGGCGTACTTCGACCTGGCGTGGGCGCACGCAGGTGGGCTGCCCCGGCCGCCGATGGTGGTCACCATGGGCCTGCCGGCCAGCGGCAAGACCACGCTGGCACGCGCGCTCGCCGGCCGGCTCGGGCTGGTGCACCTCTCGTCGGATCTGGCGCGCAAGCGGATGGCGGGCATCGAGCCCACCCAGCGCGGCGGCGACGAATTCGGTTCGGGGCTTTACGATCCGGCGATGACGCGCAGCACCTATGCCGCGCTGCGCCGCGACGCCGCACGCTGGTTACGTCGCGGCCGCGGGGTGGCCGTCGACGCGACGTTCGGCAATCCGCGCGAGCGCGCCCAGATGCGGCAGCTGGCGCACCGCCTCGGGGCCGACCTCCGCGTCGTGCTGTGCGACGCCGACGACGCCACCCTGATCGCGCGACTCGAGCGGCGCGCGACGGAGAAGGGAGTGGTCTCGGATGCGCGGATCGAGCTGTGGCCCGAGTTGCGTGCCGCATTCACGCCGCCCGATGAGCAACCGTCCGTTTTGCGGGTCGACGCGACGCGCACCAGCGAGGAGACCGTCGAGCAGGCGCTGTCGCTGCTGCGTGCGTCCTACCGCTGA
- a CDS encoding Type 1 glutamine amidotransferase-like domain-containing protein — MPDADRKRVVAQQLQPLYLLADSQLLFWQRRDRLLLEAALDGLDRDKPLSAAYIGASNGDQPEFYEIFEAAMDAVGITDRRMIVSSFDGPDRAYLDSAQLIVLAGGDVRLGWNTFEQTGMKDAILDRYAKGAVLMGVSAGAVQLGRYGIVETPASLGADVFDVFNLVPMVIDVHDERAEWSRLQRTMQSLNGEVTGLGIPSGGGVVVHPNTTIEALRRPAHTFVFDGTVVTHALLPADGGNRHAP; from the coding sequence ATGCCGGATGCCGATCGGAAACGCGTCGTGGCACAACAACTTCAACCGCTCTACCTGCTGGCGGACAGTCAACTGCTGTTCTGGCAGCGCCGCGACCGCCTGCTTCTCGAGGCAGCCCTCGATGGACTGGATCGAGACAAACCGTTGAGCGCGGCCTACATCGGCGCCTCCAACGGGGACCAGCCGGAGTTCTACGAAATCTTCGAGGCGGCCATGGATGCCGTCGGGATCACCGACCGTCGCATGATCGTCTCGTCGTTCGACGGGCCCGACCGCGCCTATCTGGACAGCGCCCAGTTGATCGTCCTCGCCGGCGGCGATGTGCGTCTGGGCTGGAACACCTTTGAGCAAACCGGCATGAAGGACGCGATCCTGGACCGCTACGCCAAAGGTGCCGTCCTGATGGGTGTTTCGGCCGGTGCGGTTCAGCTTGGACGCTATGGGATCGTCGAGACGCCGGCATCGCTCGGCGCCGACGTGTTCGACGTGTTCAATCTCGTCCCGATGGTGATCGACGTGCACGACGAACGGGCCGAGTGGTCGCGGCTACAGCGCACCATGCAGTCGCTGAACGGAGAGGTGACCGGCCTCGGCATCCCGTCTGGCGGCGGAGTCGTCGTGCATCCGAATACCACCATCGAGGCACTGCGCCGTCCGGCCCATACATTCGTCTTCGACGGCACTGTCGTCACGCACGCACTGTTGCCCGCCGATGGGGGCAATCGGCACGCGCCTTGA
- a CDS encoding SpoIIE family protein phosphatase: protein MDSDRSDSAFTWQGRRELVSRMHDQLDDLVAARDQMEQLVRVIVELGSDLDLDVTLQRVLKAAMELTGARYAALGIRSSDGSLVSFVHAGIDADTAQWLGDLPIGEGLRIDDLSTHPPTAGLSAHDPPMRALLGIPITVRAANFGSLYLADDRPGLVFTDTQEGAVRAMATAAAAAIDNARLFERERESAKWTKASREITTALLSGDPQTGPLQLIVNRALELAGAEQAILLVPREPESPVDEADTLVVAATAGRYSSEVIGQQVPMDGSTTGGVARRGLPLITDSFQYPIEGFTDVGERPAIVIPLIADGAVLGVIAVARDPHQPPFGNDYLDLVSDFARHAAIALALAAGREHALNQELAQSDTVEDAVHAAAEELRRLWRARRVLAVTFPTYSSAAETAFGAPQVVSVGEPTQWADLPSHTQQALSSLRDGDFLSPTTTQPGTAGIALQHPEGVLVVWIDLTEQRPFTLEDQTLLTVLAGRLGQGLQRVHQVDQQRETALALQHAILGPADLPNGFAVRYQAATRPLQVGGDWYDIVDLEDGRIALVVGDCVGHGLAAAAVMGQVRSACRALLFENPSPAAALAGMDRFAARLPGAQCTTAVCAVLTPDTGELVYSSAGHPPPILVHGDGSIQILDDGHTIALGIRGEWSRPEARVTVPARATLILYTDGLVERRRSPLDRGISRVAGVAQDGRALGLEDLANRVMTRVAPRGGYQDDVVLLLYRHPAPLELNFPADVSQLAPTRNALRNWLARVRVGPEETLNVLVAAGEAVANAIEHGHRHRPEGLIRLGAIAIGDEVKLTITDTGTWKAPQPAAHHRRGRGIPLMRSLMHDVDIRPADDGTTVHLSARIT from the coding sequence ATGGACAGCGACCGGAGTGACTCCGCCTTCACCTGGCAGGGCCGGCGCGAACTCGTGAGCCGGATGCACGACCAGCTCGACGATCTTGTCGCCGCGCGCGACCAGATGGAACAACTGGTGCGGGTCATCGTCGAGCTTGGCTCCGATCTCGACCTGGACGTGACCCTGCAGCGGGTCCTCAAGGCGGCGATGGAACTGACCGGTGCCCGCTACGCCGCCCTGGGTATCCGGTCATCCGACGGCAGCCTCGTTTCGTTCGTGCATGCCGGGATCGACGCGGACACGGCTCAGTGGCTCGGTGACCTTCCGATCGGCGAAGGTCTTCGCATCGACGACCTGAGCACCCATCCGCCAACCGCAGGGCTGTCCGCCCACGATCCGCCGATGCGCGCACTCCTCGGAATACCGATTACCGTGCGGGCGGCCAACTTCGGCAGCCTTTACCTGGCCGACGACCGGCCCGGCCTGGTCTTCACCGACACGCAGGAGGGCGCCGTCCGCGCGATGGCCACTGCGGCGGCCGCCGCCATCGACAACGCGCGCCTCTTCGAGCGCGAGCGCGAATCGGCCAAATGGACGAAGGCCAGCCGCGAGATCACGACCGCGCTGCTGTCCGGCGACCCCCAGACGGGACCACTACAGCTCATCGTCAACCGGGCGCTGGAGCTGGCCGGCGCCGAACAGGCGATCCTGCTGGTGCCCCGGGAGCCCGAATCGCCCGTCGACGAGGCCGACACCCTGGTGGTGGCCGCCACGGCGGGCCGCTATTCCTCGGAGGTGATCGGCCAGCAGGTCCCGATGGACGGCTCGACCACCGGCGGTGTCGCGCGCCGCGGTCTCCCGCTGATCACCGATTCCTTCCAGTACCCCATCGAGGGGTTCACCGATGTCGGTGAACGCCCGGCGATCGTCATCCCGCTGATCGCGGACGGCGCGGTGCTCGGCGTCATCGCCGTCGCGCGCGACCCGCACCAGCCCCCGTTCGGCAACGACTACCTCGACCTCGTCAGCGACTTCGCCCGCCACGCGGCGATCGCGCTGGCCCTGGCGGCGGGCCGCGAACACGCGCTCAACCAGGAGCTCGCCCAATCCGACACCGTCGAGGACGCGGTCCACGCCGCCGCCGAAGAGTTGCGCCGGCTGTGGCGGGCGCGCCGCGTCCTGGCCGTCACCTTCCCCACCTACAGCTCCGCCGCGGAGACAGCCTTCGGTGCACCGCAGGTGGTGTCGGTCGGCGAGCCCACGCAGTGGGCCGACCTGCCGTCCCACACACAACAGGCGCTCAGCTCGTTGCGCGACGGCGACTTCCTCAGCCCGACCACGACCCAGCCGGGGACGGCGGGCATCGCGCTGCAGCACCCCGAGGGCGTGCTCGTCGTCTGGATCGACCTGACCGAGCAACGCCCGTTCACGCTGGAGGACCAGACCTTGCTCACCGTGCTGGCCGGCCGCCTCGGCCAGGGACTGCAGCGGGTGCACCAAGTCGACCAGCAGCGCGAGACCGCCCTGGCCCTGCAGCACGCGATCCTCGGCCCGGCGGATCTGCCCAACGGGTTCGCGGTGCGCTATCAGGCCGCCACCCGGCCGCTGCAGGTGGGCGGTGACTGGTACGACATCGTCGACCTCGAGGACGGGCGCATCGCGTTAGTTGTCGGCGACTGTGTCGGTCACGGCCTCGCCGCGGCCGCCGTGATGGGACAGGTGCGCAGCGCCTGTCGTGCGCTATTGTTCGAAAACCCAAGCCCCGCTGCGGCCCTCGCGGGAATGGATCGCTTCGCGGCGCGGCTTCCCGGCGCGCAGTGCACCACCGCCGTGTGCGCGGTGCTCACCCCCGACACCGGCGAACTCGTTTACTCCAGCGCCGGGCATCCGCCGCCCATCCTGGTGCACGGCGACGGCAGCATCCAGATACTCGATGACGGTCACACCATCGCATTGGGAATACGGGGCGAGTGGTCACGCCCGGAGGCCCGCGTGACCGTGCCGGCGCGCGCGACCCTGATCCTCTACACCGACGGACTGGTCGAGCGTCGCCGCAGCCCGCTGGATCGGGGTATCTCTCGCGTCGCCGGCGTCGCACAGGACGGCCGAGCGCTGGGACTGGAGGATCTGGCCAACCGGGTCATGACCCGTGTCGCGCCGCGGGGTGGATACCAGGACGACGTCGTGCTGCTGCTTTACCGCCATCCGGCCCCGCTGGAGTTGAACTTCCCCGCCGACGTCAGCCAGCTCGCACCCACCCGCAACGCCCTGCGCAACTGGTTGGCCCGGGTGCGGGTGGGCCCCGAGGAGACCCTGAACGTGCTGGTGGCGGCCGGGGAAGCCGTGGCCAACGCGATCGAGCACGGTCACCGCCACCGACCGGAGGGCCTGATTCGCCTGGGCGCGATCGCGATCGGCGACGAGGTGAAGTTGACGATCACCGACACCGGCACGTGGAAGGCTCCGCAGCCGGCCGCCCATCATCGTCGCGGCCGGGGGATCCCGCTGATGCGAAGCCTGATGCACGACGTCGACATCCGACCGGCCGACGACGGAACCACCGTTCACCTCTCCGCGAGGATCACCTGA
- a CDS encoding STAS domain-containing protein: protein MTSPLTLDTARGSDGKLVLVAVGEIDLSNIDAFTLALSTAATGSDGALLVDLSAVEYLDSAAINALAVHADRIELVAHPILMPVLKVSGLTELTAIVPAPSPRKR from the coding sequence ATGACCAGCCCGCTCACGCTCGACACCGCGCGCGGCAGCGACGGGAAACTCGTGCTGGTCGCGGTGGGGGAGATCGACCTGAGCAACATCGATGCGTTCACCCTCGCGCTGTCCACCGCCGCCACCGGCAGCGACGGGGCCCTGCTTGTCGACCTCAGCGCCGTGGAGTACCTCGACAGCGCCGCCATCAACGCCTTGGCCGTCCACGCCGACCGCATCGAGCTGGTCGCGCACCCGATCCTGATGCCCGTCCTCAAGGTCAGCGGTCTGACCGAGCTGACCGCCATCGTGCCCGCACCGTCTCCCAGGAAGCGGTGA
- a CDS encoding nitroreductase family deazaflavin-dependent oxidoreductase, with protein MADDAQNSEREFNEHNIDEFRRNGGKVGGQFEGFPLLLLTSEGARSGAQRVNPVAYFDIDGKIYIVGSAAGRDKHPAWVHNIRAIPDVSVEIGSDAPRSMTARELPREERDSIYSVIVERAPGFGEYQQRTDRVIPVFELMTD; from the coding sequence ATGGCTGACGACGCGCAGAACTCGGAACGGGAATTCAACGAACACAACATCGACGAGTTCCGCCGCAACGGCGGCAAGGTCGGGGGACAGTTCGAGGGCTTCCCGCTGCTGTTGCTGACGTCAGAGGGTGCCCGCAGCGGCGCCCAACGGGTCAACCCGGTCGCCTACTTCGACATCGACGGCAAAATCTATATCGTCGGCTCGGCGGCGGGCCGCGACAAACATCCCGCGTGGGTGCACAACATCCGCGCCATTCCCGACGTGTCCGTCGAGATCGGCTCCGATGCTCCCAGGTCGATGACCGCGCGCGAATTGCCGCGCGAGGAAAGGGATTCGATCTATTCCGTCATCGTCGAGCGCGCGCCCGGCTTCGGCGAATACCAGCAACGCACCGATCGCGTCATCCCGGTCTTCGAATTGATGACCGACTGA
- a CDS encoding class I SAM-dependent methyltransferase translates to MPRTDNDTWDLATSVGATATMVAAARAIATNADNPLIEDRFAEPLVRAVGVDFFTRWVSGDLVDADVDDHESGWKLEHMPAAMAARTRFFDSFFHAATQAGIRQAVILASGLDARAYRLAWPADMTVFEIDQPQVIAFKAATLAELGAAPQAELRTVSVDLRNDWPKALAGAGFDKNRPTAWIAEGLFGYLPPEAQDRLLDNITALSADGSRLACEAIPDMSEVDTEKAQEMMRRATAKWREHGFDLEFGDLGYQGERSDVAGYLDNLGWRSDGVKMSRLLADFGLDSIPQTNDSVSVADTIYYSSVLAK, encoded by the coding sequence ATGCCACGCACAGACAACGACACCTGGGACCTTGCGACCAGCGTGGGCGCGACCGCCACGATGGTGGCAGCCGCCCGGGCGATCGCGACCAACGCCGACAACCCGCTGATCGAGGACCGATTCGCCGAGCCCCTGGTTCGCGCCGTGGGCGTGGACTTCTTCACGCGCTGGGTCTCCGGCGACCTGGTCGACGCCGATGTCGACGACCACGAATCCGGCTGGAAGCTCGAACACATGCCCGCCGCGATGGCCGCCCGCACCCGTTTCTTCGACTCCTTCTTCCACGCCGCGACGCAGGCCGGGATCCGGCAGGCCGTGATTCTGGCGTCCGGTCTCGACGCGCGCGCCTACCGGTTGGCCTGGCCGGCCGACATGACGGTGTTCGAGATCGACCAGCCGCAGGTGATCGCGTTCAAAGCCGCCACCCTGGCGGAGCTGGGTGCCGCCCCGCAGGCCGAGCTGCGCACGGTCTCCGTCGATCTGCGCAACGACTGGCCAAAAGCCTTGGCGGGCGCGGGCTTCGACAAGAACCGCCCCACCGCATGGATCGCGGAGGGGCTCTTCGGGTATCTGCCGCCCGAAGCGCAAGACCGCCTGCTGGACAACATCACCGCACTCAGCGCCGACGGCAGCCGGCTGGCGTGCGAAGCTATTCCGGACATGTCCGAGGTAGACACCGAGAAGGCTCAGGAAATGATGCGCAGGGCCACCGCGAAATGGCGTGAGCACGGCTTCGACCTGGAATTCGGCGATCTCGGCTACCAGGGCGAGCGCAGCGACGTCGCCGGATACCTCGACAACCTGGGCTGGCGCTCGGACGGCGTCAAGATGAGTCGGCTGCTGGCCGACTTCGGCCTGGACTCGATCCCGCAGACCAACGACTCCGTCTCGGTGGCCGACACCATCTACTACAGCTCGGTGCTGGCCAAGTGA
- a CDS encoding class I SAM-dependent methyltransferase, which translates to MTAPQRRGLNEAVTRMWTFLAPAYDLPFLQQWVYRPPHNEVIAQLRNHGARKIADIACGTGILSDRIQRELNPDEIYGVDMSDGMLNQARARSDWVQWLRGPAEQLPFDDGALDAVVTTSAFHFFDQPAALREFHRVLAPGGLVAVSALSTRQPRLQSSAQSRWKPQHNTSAPEMRKLFEDAGFVISDQHRIPRPVWTRLVSDLLTVGTKS; encoded by the coding sequence GTGACCGCACCGCAGCGCCGCGGGCTCAACGAAGCCGTCACCCGGATGTGGACCTTCCTGGCGCCGGCCTACGACCTGCCGTTCCTGCAACAGTGGGTGTACCGGCCGCCGCACAACGAGGTGATAGCACAGCTGCGCAATCACGGGGCACGAAAGATCGCCGATATCGCTTGCGGCACAGGGATTCTCAGCGACCGGATTCAGCGTGAACTGAATCCCGACGAGATCTACGGCGTCGACATGTCCGACGGCATGCTCAACCAGGCGCGGGCCAGATCGGATTGGGTGCAGTGGTTGCGTGGTCCCGCCGAACAGCTTCCCTTCGACGACGGTGCGCTCGACGCCGTCGTGACGACCTCGGCGTTCCACTTCTTCGACCAGCCCGCGGCGTTGCGCGAATTCCATCGCGTGCTCGCGCCCGGCGGCCTGGTGGCGGTGTCGGCGTTGAGCACGCGGCAACCGCGCCTGCAGTCATCCGCGCAGAGCCGGTGGAAGCCGCAACACAACACGTCGGCGCCCGAGATGCGGAAGTTGTTCGAAGACGCGGGGTTCGTGATCAGCGATCAACACCGCATCCCGCGGCCGGTCTGGACCCGCCTCGTTTCCGACCTGTTAACGGTGGGCACCAAGAGCTGA
- a CDS encoding chitin-binding protein — protein sequence MKLKQLVGGVTIAGALSAAALGMGAGFANAAPGGPPPGPGGHGAPQPGGFHAPTGPNDPGGPGGPGGPGGPGGPGGPPGGPGGPGHPGGPGGPGGPGGPGPDHPGGPGGPGGPGGPGPDHPGGPGGPGGPGGPGGPGGPWHGDDQRGYFHGAPWGEGPGPWGPGAPPRPAWDRPLPPPGGQWGYGPINYWGYQETPYWNPRFNQWGFDFFGVWIPL from the coding sequence GTGAAGTTGAAGCAACTTGTCGGAGGGGTGACCATCGCCGGCGCACTGAGCGCCGCGGCCTTGGGAATGGGCGCCGGGTTTGCCAACGCGGCACCGGGCGGTCCGCCGCCTGGTCCGGGTGGTCATGGCGCACCGCAACCCGGGGGCTTCCACGCCCCCACCGGCCCGAATGATCCCGGGGGCCCAGGCGGTCCCGGTGGTCCTGGCGGTCCCGGCGGCCCCGGTGGTCCGCCCGGCGGCCCGGGTGGACCCGGTCATCCCGGCGGGCCCGGCGGCCCGGGTGGGCCCGGCGGTCCCGGTCCCGATCACCCCGGCGGTCCAGGCGGACCGGGTGGGCCCGGCGGCCCGGGTCCCGATCACCCGGGTGGTCCCGGCGGTCCCGGTGGACCGGGAGGGCCCGGTGGCCCGGGTGGGCCGTGGCACGGCGACGACCAGCGCGGCTACTTCCACGGCGCCCCGTGGGGCGAGGGGCCTGGCCCGTGGGGCCCGGGCGCGCCGCCGAGGCCGGCGTGGGATCGACCGCTCCCCCCGCCCGGCGGTCAGTGGGGTTATGGCCCGATCAACTACTGGGGCTACCAGGAAACGCCGTACTGGAACCCCCGTTTCAACCAGTGGGGATTTGACTTCTTCGGGGTCTGGATTCCGCTGTAA
- a CDS encoding VIT family protein has product MSSTSHPAEPHIGSVSSKLNWLRAGVLGANDGIVSTAGIVVGVAAATTLRAPILTAGSAGLVAGAVSMALGEYVSVSTQRDTEKALLRQERRELRDDPAAELDELATLYEAKGLTPATARTVAEELTDQNPLLAHAEVELGINPEELTNPWQAASSSALSFASGALLPLIAILAPPTTWRIPVTMATVLMALVVTGAVSAGLGGAPKLRAVLRNVIGGSLALTVTYVIGHLVGAAID; this is encoded by the coding sequence GTGTCGAGTACGTCACATCCGGCCGAACCGCACATCGGGTCGGTGTCGTCGAAGTTGAATTGGCTACGCGCGGGCGTGCTGGGCGCTAACGACGGAATCGTCTCCACCGCGGGCATCGTCGTGGGGGTTGCGGCGGCCACGACCCTGCGAGCGCCGATCTTGACCGCCGGCAGCGCCGGACTGGTCGCCGGGGCGGTGTCGATGGCGCTGGGCGAATACGTATCCGTCAGCACCCAGCGCGATACCGAGAAGGCGCTGCTGCGCCAGGAGCGTCGCGAATTGCGCGACGATCCGGCCGCCGAACTGGACGAGCTCGCCACACTTTACGAAGCGAAAGGCCTGACACCGGCCACCGCGCGCACCGTCGCCGAGGAACTCACGGATCAGAATCCGCTGCTGGCCCATGCCGAGGTCGAACTCGGCATCAATCCCGAGGAGCTGACGAATCCGTGGCAGGCGGCATCGTCGTCGGCCCTGTCATTTGCGAGCGGCGCGCTGCTGCCATTGATCGCCATCCTGGCCCCGCCGACCACGTGGCGAATCCCCGTCACCATGGCGACGGTGCTCATGGCATTGGTGGTCACCGGCGCGGTCTCGGCCGGCCTGGGCGGGGCGCCGAAGCTTCGCGCGGTGCTCCGCAACGTCATCGGCGGCAGCCTCGCGCTGACGGTCACCTACGTGATCGGCCACCTGGTGGGCGCCGCCATCGACTGA
- a CDS encoding thioesterase family protein has product MAEPDIIPDEAPWAEPAPYFERDEKRFVPTQIARGGWGPSLSGHVVGGLLAWAVERAAPDTELQPARLTVDLPRPTALKPLEVHTEVLQDRRRLRLVEAVIIQDGAPVAQASALFVRRGPQPDGHVWSPPVQMPPLPLGETSPTLFMRTYGWGSDVQNPDPEWPQTDGPKYTWLHENRPLIDDEPLSAFTRAAMAGDITASIANWGTNSLEFINVDYTLTLTRLPEGARIGLASLTHHSHDGIASGSAVLVDEKGPIGTGVSVAVAHSGFRPRSADPSVR; this is encoded by the coding sequence GTGGCCGAGCCCGATATCATTCCGGATGAAGCTCCATGGGCGGAACCGGCGCCGTACTTCGAGCGCGACGAAAAGCGATTCGTACCAACACAAATCGCACGCGGCGGCTGGGGCCCATCGCTCAGTGGCCACGTCGTCGGCGGACTCTTGGCGTGGGCGGTCGAACGGGCCGCACCGGACACGGAGCTGCAACCGGCGCGGCTCACCGTCGACCTGCCCCGGCCGACGGCGCTCAAGCCGCTCGAAGTGCACACCGAGGTCCTCCAGGACCGACGGCGATTGCGGCTCGTCGAGGCCGTCATCATCCAGGACGGAGCCCCCGTGGCGCAGGCCAGCGCGCTGTTCGTGCGGCGCGGCCCCCAGCCCGACGGGCACGTCTGGTCACCGCCGGTGCAGATGCCGCCGCTGCCGCTGGGCGAGACGTCCCCGACGCTATTCATGCGCACCTACGGCTGGGGCTCAGACGTGCAGAACCCCGATCCGGAGTGGCCCCAGACCGACGGGCCGAAATACACCTGGCTGCACGAGAATCGCCCGCTGATCGACGACGAACCCCTTAGCGCCTTCACCCGCGCGGCGATGGCCGGCGACATCACGGCCTCGATCGCCAACTGGGGCACCAACTCCCTGGAGTTCATCAATGTCGATTACACGCTCACGTTGACCCGGCTGCCCGAGGGCGCGCGAATCGGCCTGGCCTCCCTCACTCATCACAGCCACGACGGGATCGCCAGCGGTTCGGCCGTCCTGGTCGACGAGAAGGGCCCGATCGGCACCGGTGTGTCGGTCGCCGTCGCGCACTCGGGATTTCGTCCGCGCTCCGCCGATCCGTCGGTGCGGTGA